The following are from one region of the Camelus ferus isolate YT-003-E chromosome 13, BCGSAC_Cfer_1.0, whole genome shotgun sequence genome:
- the IFNLR1 gene encoding interferon lambda receptor 1 isoform X2 has protein sequence MKGAWRWAPLLLGLLQSASGKPVLAPPQNVTLLSRNFSVYLTWLPGPGNPQDVTYFVAYQSSATPKRWRRVDKCAGIKELVCSLMCLEKQDLCNKFKGRVQAVSPSTRSPWVESNSIDYLFEVEPAPPVLVLTQTEEILSVNATYRLPHCVPPPDLNYEVDFWKEGTRNKTRFPVTPHGQPVQIPLQPATSGHHCLSARTIYTFGDPKYSEFSEPTCFFLEAPGSNWAFLVLLPLLLPLLVVVATGCVIWKSFKGNPWFQRAKMPQALDFSGHRHPEATFQPSGPECLHDLILCPQKDLTGRVRLTPRVRAPATVQARSEKDSAKEEQDHKEDTDKEDTDDDVSFQPYIETPLFLGGEHQIPGHTGPPLVQVEVSSACDSSDRSWASTAGSSPWDEAGSSGYLTKKGPGQGPLPSSEFPEDSSSLEEPLKDDLSSWASWGLSSGLNLVPREPLVSLRTLTFCWDSSPEEEEEEEDEEEEDGRESESEDSRASTWAAESLRRAETRGQTLGHYLAR, from the exons ATGAAGGGGGCCTGGCGGTGGGCCCCGCTGCTCCTGGGCCTGCTGCAGTCCGCTTCAG GGAAGCCTGTTCTGGCCCCTCCGCAGAACGTGACGCTGCTCTCCCGGAACTTCAGTGTCTACCTGACGTGGCTCCCTGGGCCTGGCAACCCCCAGGACGTGACCTATTTTGTGGCCTATCAAAG cTCTGCAACCCCCAAACGGTGGCGAAGAGTGGATAAGTGTGCAGGGATCAAAGAGCTGGTGTGTTCTCTGATGTGCCTGGAAAAACAGGACCTGTGCAACAAGTTCAAGGGGCGCGTGCAAGCGGTTTCTCCCAGCACCCGGTCCCCCTGGGTGGAGTCGAATTCCATAGATTACCTTTTTGAAG TGGAGCCGGCCCCGCCTGTCCTGGTACTCACCCAGACAGAGGAGATCCTGAGTGTCAATGCCACATACCGGCTACCCCACTGTGTGCCCCCACCGGATCTGAACTATGAGGTGGATTTCTGGAAGGAGGGGACCAGGAACAAG ACCCGATTTCCAGTCACTCCCCATGGCCAGCCAGTCCAGATTCCCCTCCAGCCAGCCACCAGCGGACACCACTGCCTCAGCGCCAGAACCATCTACACCTTTGGTGACCCTAAATACAGCGAGTTCTCCGAGCCTACTTGCTTCTTCCTGGAGGCCCCAG gcTCCAACTGGGCATTCCTGGTGCTCCTACCACTTCTGCTGCCACTGCTGGTGGTGGTTGCCACAGGGTGTGTGATCTGGAAGAGCTTCAAGGGGAACCCCTGGTTTCAGCGTGCAAAGATGCCACAGGCCCTG GATTTCTCTGGACACAGACACCCCGAGGCAACATTTCAACCCAGTGGCCCAGAGTGCCTGCATGACTTGATCCTCTGTCCCCAGAAGGACCTGACTGGAAGAGTCAGGCTGACCCCTAGAGTCAGGGCCCCTGCCACCGTCCAGGCAAGATCAGAGAAGGACAGTGCCAAGGAGGAGCAGGACCACAAGGAGGACACGGACAAGGAGGACACAGACGACGATGTCAGCTTCCAGCCCTACATCGAAACGCCCCTCTTCTTGGGTGGGGAGCACCAGATTCCAGGACACACTGGACCTCCTCTGGTCCAGGTCGAAGTCTCCTCTGCTTGTGATTCCTCAGACAGAAGCTGGGCCAGCACTGCAGGCTCCTCCCCCTGGGACGAGGCTGGGTCCTCTGGCTATTTGACCAAGAAGGGGCCAGGCCAAGGGCCTCTCCCATCATCTGAGTTCCCTGAGGATTCGAGCTCCCTGGAAGAGCCCCTGAAAGACGACCTCTCCTCCTGGGCGAGCTGGGGCTTATCATCAGGGCTGAATCTGGTCCCCAGAGAGCCCCTAGTTTCTCTTCGGACACTGACCTTCTGCTGGGACAGCAGccctgaggaagaggaggaggaggaagatgaggaggaagaagatggaagGGAATCAGAAAGCGAGGACAGCCGAGCCAGCACCTGGGCAGCTGAGAGCCTCCGGAGGGCCGAGACCAGAGGTCAGACACTGGGGCATTACTTGGCCAGGTGA
- the IFNLR1 gene encoding interferon lambda receptor 1 isoform X3: MCLEKQDLCNKFKGRVQAVSPSTRSPWVESNSIDYLFEVEPAPPVLVLTQTEEILSVNATYRLPHCVPPPDLNYEVDFWKEGTRNKTRFPVTPHGQPVQIPLQPATSGHHCLSARTIYTFGDPKYSEFSEPTCFFLEAPGSNWAFLVLLPLLLPLLVVVATGCVIWKSFKGNPWFQRAKMPQALDFSGHRHPEATFQPSGPECLHDLILCPQKDLTGRVRLTPRVRAPATVQARSEKDSAKEEQDHKEDTDKEDTDDDVSFQPYIETPLFLGGEHQIPGHTGPPLVQVEVSSACDSSDRSWASTAGSSPWDEAGSSGYLTKKGPGQGPLPSSEFPEDSSSLEEPLKDDLSSWASWGLSSGLNLVPREPLVSLRTLTFCWDSSPEEEEEEEDEEEEDGRESESEDSRASTWAAESLRRAETRGQTLGHYLAR; the protein is encoded by the exons ATGTGCCTGGAAAAACAGGACCTGTGCAACAAGTTCAAGGGGCGCGTGCAAGCGGTTTCTCCCAGCACCCGGTCCCCCTGGGTGGAGTCGAATTCCATAGATTACCTTTTTGAAG TGGAGCCGGCCCCGCCTGTCCTGGTACTCACCCAGACAGAGGAGATCCTGAGTGTCAATGCCACATACCGGCTACCCCACTGTGTGCCCCCACCGGATCTGAACTATGAGGTGGATTTCTGGAAGGAGGGGACCAGGAACAAG ACCCGATTTCCAGTCACTCCCCATGGCCAGCCAGTCCAGATTCCCCTCCAGCCAGCCACCAGCGGACACCACTGCCTCAGCGCCAGAACCATCTACACCTTTGGTGACCCTAAATACAGCGAGTTCTCCGAGCCTACTTGCTTCTTCCTGGAGGCCCCAG gcTCCAACTGGGCATTCCTGGTGCTCCTACCACTTCTGCTGCCACTGCTGGTGGTGGTTGCCACAGGGTGTGTGATCTGGAAGAGCTTCAAGGGGAACCCCTGGTTTCAGCGTGCAAAGATGCCACAGGCCCTG GATTTCTCTGGACACAGACACCCCGAGGCAACATTTCAACCCAGTGGCCCAGAGTGCCTGCATGACTTGATCCTCTGTCCCCAGAAGGACCTGACTGGAAGAGTCAGGCTGACCCCTAGAGTCAGGGCCCCTGCCACCGTCCAGGCAAGATCAGAGAAGGACAGTGCCAAGGAGGAGCAGGACCACAAGGAGGACACGGACAAGGAGGACACAGACGACGATGTCAGCTTCCAGCCCTACATCGAAACGCCCCTCTTCTTGGGTGGGGAGCACCAGATTCCAGGACACACTGGACCTCCTCTGGTCCAGGTCGAAGTCTCCTCTGCTTGTGATTCCTCAGACAGAAGCTGGGCCAGCACTGCAGGCTCCTCCCCCTGGGACGAGGCTGGGTCCTCTGGCTATTTGACCAAGAAGGGGCCAGGCCAAGGGCCTCTCCCATCATCTGAGTTCCCTGAGGATTCGAGCTCCCTGGAAGAGCCCCTGAAAGACGACCTCTCCTCCTGGGCGAGCTGGGGCTTATCATCAGGGCTGAATCTGGTCCCCAGAGAGCCCCTAGTTTCTCTTCGGACACTGACCTTCTGCTGGGACAGCAGccctgaggaagaggaggaggaggaagatgaggaggaagaagatggaagGGAATCAGAAAGCGAGGACAGCCGAGCCAGCACCTGGGCAGCTGAGAGCCTCCGGAGGGCCGAGACCAGAGGTCAGACACTGGGGCATTACTTGGCCAGGTGA
- the IFNLR1 gene encoding interferon lambda receptor 1 isoform X1 gives MQLLSLEWPMSRPVRSCRLRDLFLPRREACSGPSAERDAALPELQCLPDVAPWAWQPPGRDLFCGLSKVESSATPKRWRRVDKCAGIKELVCSLMCLEKQDLCNKFKGRVQAVSPSTRSPWVESNSIDYLFEVEPAPPVLVLTQTEEILSVNATYRLPHCVPPPDLNYEVDFWKEGTRNKTRFPVTPHGQPVQIPLQPATSGHHCLSARTIYTFGDPKYSEFSEPTCFFLEAPGSNWAFLVLLPLLLPLLVVVATGCVIWKSFKGNPWFQRAKMPQALDFSGHRHPEATFQPSGPECLHDLILCPQKDLTGRVRLTPRVRAPATVQARSEKDSAKEEQDHKEDTDKEDTDDDVSFQPYIETPLFLGGEHQIPGHTGPPLVQVEVSSACDSSDRSWASTAGSSPWDEAGSSGYLTKKGPGQGPLPSSEFPEDSSSLEEPLKDDLSSWASWGLSSGLNLVPREPLVSLRTLTFCWDSSPEEEEEEEDEEEEDGRESESEDSRASTWAAESLRRAETRGQTLGHYLAR, from the exons ATGCAGCTCCTCAGCTTGGAATGGCCCATGTCAAGACCAGTCAGGAGCTGCAGGCTTCGTGACCTCTTTCTCCCCCGCAGGGAAGCCTGTTCTGGCCCCTCCGCAGAACGTGACGCTGCTCTCCCGGAACTTCAGTGTCTACCTGACGTGGCTCCCTGGGCCTGGCAACCCCCAGGACGTGACCTATTTTGTGGCCTATCAAAGGTGGAGAG cTCTGCAACCCCCAAACGGTGGCGAAGAGTGGATAAGTGTGCAGGGATCAAAGAGCTGGTGTGTTCTCTGATGTGCCTGGAAAAACAGGACCTGTGCAACAAGTTCAAGGGGCGCGTGCAAGCGGTTTCTCCCAGCACCCGGTCCCCCTGGGTGGAGTCGAATTCCATAGATTACCTTTTTGAAG TGGAGCCGGCCCCGCCTGTCCTGGTACTCACCCAGACAGAGGAGATCCTGAGTGTCAATGCCACATACCGGCTACCCCACTGTGTGCCCCCACCGGATCTGAACTATGAGGTGGATTTCTGGAAGGAGGGGACCAGGAACAAG ACCCGATTTCCAGTCACTCCCCATGGCCAGCCAGTCCAGATTCCCCTCCAGCCAGCCACCAGCGGACACCACTGCCTCAGCGCCAGAACCATCTACACCTTTGGTGACCCTAAATACAGCGAGTTCTCCGAGCCTACTTGCTTCTTCCTGGAGGCCCCAG gcTCCAACTGGGCATTCCTGGTGCTCCTACCACTTCTGCTGCCACTGCTGGTGGTGGTTGCCACAGGGTGTGTGATCTGGAAGAGCTTCAAGGGGAACCCCTGGTTTCAGCGTGCAAAGATGCCACAGGCCCTG GATTTCTCTGGACACAGACACCCCGAGGCAACATTTCAACCCAGTGGCCCAGAGTGCCTGCATGACTTGATCCTCTGTCCCCAGAAGGACCTGACTGGAAGAGTCAGGCTGACCCCTAGAGTCAGGGCCCCTGCCACCGTCCAGGCAAGATCAGAGAAGGACAGTGCCAAGGAGGAGCAGGACCACAAGGAGGACACGGACAAGGAGGACACAGACGACGATGTCAGCTTCCAGCCCTACATCGAAACGCCCCTCTTCTTGGGTGGGGAGCACCAGATTCCAGGACACACTGGACCTCCTCTGGTCCAGGTCGAAGTCTCCTCTGCTTGTGATTCCTCAGACAGAAGCTGGGCCAGCACTGCAGGCTCCTCCCCCTGGGACGAGGCTGGGTCCTCTGGCTATTTGACCAAGAAGGGGCCAGGCCAAGGGCCTCTCCCATCATCTGAGTTCCCTGAGGATTCGAGCTCCCTGGAAGAGCCCCTGAAAGACGACCTCTCCTCCTGGGCGAGCTGGGGCTTATCATCAGGGCTGAATCTGGTCCCCAGAGAGCCCCTAGTTTCTCTTCGGACACTGACCTTCTGCTGGGACAGCAGccctgaggaagaggaggaggaggaagatgaggaggaagaagatggaagGGAATCAGAAAGCGAGGACAGCCGAGCCAGCACCTGGGCAGCTGAGAGCCTCCGGAGGGCCGAGACCAGAGGTCAGACACTGGGGCATTACTTGGCCAGGTGA
- the IFNLR1 gene encoding interferon lambda receptor 1 isoform X4 produces MTLNRLSVEIWTLKTASEGSQGMEPAPPVLVLTQTEEILSVNATYRLPHCVPPPDLNYEVDFWKEGTRNKTRFPVTPHGQPVQIPLQPATSGHHCLSARTIYTFGDPKYSEFSEPTCFFLEAPGSNWAFLVLLPLLLPLLVVVATGCVIWKSFKGNPWFQRAKMPQALDFSGHRHPEATFQPSGPECLHDLILCPQKDLTGRVRLTPRVRAPATVQARSEKDSAKEEQDHKEDTDKEDTDDDVSFQPYIETPLFLGGEHQIPGHTGPPLVQVEVSSACDSSDRSWASTAGSSPWDEAGSSGYLTKKGPGQGPLPSSEFPEDSSSLEEPLKDDLSSWASWGLSSGLNLVPREPLVSLRTLTFCWDSSPEEEEEEEDEEEEDGRESESEDSRASTWAAESLRRAETRGQTLGHYLAR; encoded by the exons ATGACCTTGAACAGACTGTCAGTAGAAATATGGACATTAAAGACTGCCAGTGAGGGCTCACAAGGAA TGGAGCCGGCCCCGCCTGTCCTGGTACTCACCCAGACAGAGGAGATCCTGAGTGTCAATGCCACATACCGGCTACCCCACTGTGTGCCCCCACCGGATCTGAACTATGAGGTGGATTTCTGGAAGGAGGGGACCAGGAACAAG ACCCGATTTCCAGTCACTCCCCATGGCCAGCCAGTCCAGATTCCCCTCCAGCCAGCCACCAGCGGACACCACTGCCTCAGCGCCAGAACCATCTACACCTTTGGTGACCCTAAATACAGCGAGTTCTCCGAGCCTACTTGCTTCTTCCTGGAGGCCCCAG gcTCCAACTGGGCATTCCTGGTGCTCCTACCACTTCTGCTGCCACTGCTGGTGGTGGTTGCCACAGGGTGTGTGATCTGGAAGAGCTTCAAGGGGAACCCCTGGTTTCAGCGTGCAAAGATGCCACAGGCCCTG GATTTCTCTGGACACAGACACCCCGAGGCAACATTTCAACCCAGTGGCCCAGAGTGCCTGCATGACTTGATCCTCTGTCCCCAGAAGGACCTGACTGGAAGAGTCAGGCTGACCCCTAGAGTCAGGGCCCCTGCCACCGTCCAGGCAAGATCAGAGAAGGACAGTGCCAAGGAGGAGCAGGACCACAAGGAGGACACGGACAAGGAGGACACAGACGACGATGTCAGCTTCCAGCCCTACATCGAAACGCCCCTCTTCTTGGGTGGGGAGCACCAGATTCCAGGACACACTGGACCTCCTCTGGTCCAGGTCGAAGTCTCCTCTGCTTGTGATTCCTCAGACAGAAGCTGGGCCAGCACTGCAGGCTCCTCCCCCTGGGACGAGGCTGGGTCCTCTGGCTATTTGACCAAGAAGGGGCCAGGCCAAGGGCCTCTCCCATCATCTGAGTTCCCTGAGGATTCGAGCTCCCTGGAAGAGCCCCTGAAAGACGACCTCTCCTCCTGGGCGAGCTGGGGCTTATCATCAGGGCTGAATCTGGTCCCCAGAGAGCCCCTAGTTTCTCTTCGGACACTGACCTTCTGCTGGGACAGCAGccctgaggaagaggaggaggaggaagatgaggaggaagaagatggaagGGAATCAGAAAGCGAGGACAGCCGAGCCAGCACCTGGGCAGCTGAGAGCCTCCGGAGGGCCGAGACCAGAGGTCAGACACTGGGGCATTACTTGGCCAGGTGA